A single region of the Nicotiana sylvestris chromosome 6, ASM39365v2, whole genome shotgun sequence genome encodes:
- the LOC138871064 gene encoding uncharacterized protein, giving the protein MFIKLVIGECTLNFASAYAPQASLDEEVKRRFWESLDEVVHSIPPAERLFIGGDFKGHIRSVAGDYGEVHGGFGFGDRNGEGSSLLDFTKAFKLVIANSSFPKREEHLVTFRSSSLECGGVEAQAISSLLILKLKEHFIERGMSWKLGTK; this is encoded by the exons ATGTTTATTAAGTTGGTGATTGGTGAGTGCACCCTCAATTTTGCTAGCGCCTATGCGCCGCAAGCAAGCTTGGATGAGGAGGTTAAAAGGCGCTTCTGGGAGAGTTTGGACGAGGTTGTGCATAGTATTCCACCCGCTGAGAGGTTATttataggaggggatttcaaagGCCACATTAGGTCGGTTGCTGGTGACTATGGCGAGGTGCATGGTGGCTTTGGCTTTGGGGATAGGAACGGAGAAGGTTCCTCGCTGTTGGATTTCACTAAGGCTTTCAAGCTGGTGATTGCGAACTCGAGTTTTCCGAAGAGGGAGGAGCATCTAGTAACTTTCCGAA gctcttctcttgaatgcggaggagtagaagcacaagcaatctcttccctcttgatcctgaaattgaaagaaCACTTCATAGAGCGAGGAATGAGTTGGAAGCTAGGTACAAAatag